A stretch of DNA from Pseudomonadales bacterium:
CAACGTCTTTGACGAGTTGCCCGACCCGATCTTCAACCTCGGCGGTGCTGAAACCTACCTCCACGATCTCCGTGGTCGTATGGTCTATGTTCGCCTGCAACAGGATCTGTGATCTACCCGATCACTCGATTCGAAAAGGGGCGAGATTTCTCGCCCCTTTTTTTTTACGGGACCTTTCGATACATTGTCAGCACCTTTTCTTCTTGCAGCAAAGGCTTGATGCGTCTTCCAGTATTACTGACCATTCTCGTGATGAGCGCCGGCGCGGGTGCCGATGACACGATGAACGACTGCGCGTCGATTGCCGACCCCAACCTGCGCCTCGCTTGCTACGATCGTCTCGCCAGACCACAGGCCGAGCCCGAAGTGCCCTCTGCGGCGGACGATGAGACGACTTCGCAGGCGCCAGCGACAGACATGCCTGACGACGCACCAGTGGCGCAATCCACGCCAGAGAAGAGTGCACCCGATTCCGAGCCCTACACCGCGAAAGAAAAGGAAGACTTCGGCATCACGATCTTCGGCAAACGAGACAACTCGAAGGAACGTGACAGCATCGCAAGCCATATAGAGAGCGTACGCACCAGCAATGCCGGTACCCGCATCATGACACTGGCCAACGGCCAGGTCTGGATGGAACGCGAACCCGGCCGGCGCCCCATCGACGCGAAGCAGGACGTCGAAATCGAAAAACGACGGTGGCACTACTCAATGCTGCTGAAGGACCAGAAGTTCCGTATCACCGTACAGCGAATCGACTGACACGCGACTCCCTTCGTGTCACCGACCCGCCCTTCACCGTTTTCCATTGACTCAGGTCACTTGATAACAATCCGTCTTCAAGTGTACAGTCCTACGGTCGAATTTTGCGTGCAGCCCGTCAAGGGAGGGCGAGGCGCGTTCGACACGTGCGGGATCCGTAGCGACAGCTGACCGATCCCGGTCAAAGGGGGATCGGTGCCACTGCTGCATCGCGTACTGATGTGCCCCTTTGAGACCTAGCGATAATTGTGAGGGGGTACTCATGAAACTAAAGCCTGTTAACAAGGCGCTGCTCTATACCTTTCTCGCGATTCCGGCAGCCGCCTCGGCGGCGCAAAATCAACAGCCGATGGAAGAAGTTGTTGTAACGGGATCGCTGATCAAGGGAACGCCGCTCGATACGGCACTACCCGTGGAGGTATACAGCTCCGCGGAACTCGACGAACTGGGCGGTCCGACCGCACTCGAGTTTGTCAAAAGCCTGACTGTCTCCGGTGCGACAACCGGTGAAAACTACTACTTCTCCGGTGCGTCCCTGGGTGGCGACGTCGGTGTCAACCTGCGGGGCCTCGGCGCCGACAAGACACTGACACTGCTCAATGGACGTCGCTTGATCGGCAACACGACGTCAACCGTCGCAGGTGGCGGCGTCAACACGGCAATGCTGCCGAGCATGGCGTTCGCTCGCGTCGAGATCCTGAAAGACGGTGCGGCGGTCACCTACGGTGCCGACGCGACGGGTGGCGTCGTGAACTTCATCACTTATGAGAACTTCACGGGCCTCAAACTCCAGTCTTCCTACAAGAACTACGGCAACGATGGCGACTGGAACGTGGGCGGCCTGTGGGGCTTCGGTGAAGGTGCCACCAACGTGATCGTCAGCGCGGAGTGGGAACACCGTTCCGAGCTCGACAGCACCGAGCGCGATTTCGCGAGCCTGCCCTATTCCGTCAACCCGGCCCCCTGGTCTACGCTGACGAACCTGGCCGGCTGGGTTCCCCAAACTGCAGGCGGTACGCCACTGGGACTCGCATCCGACTTTACGCCTGCGAGCTGTGAAGCGGTTGGCGGCGTCTACAGCAATGGCTACACCTGTCGTTACGACTATGTACCGTACTACAACCTGGTCGAGGATTCGGACACCTACCGTCTGTTCCTCCAGGTCAATTCGGACATTACGGATACCGACAAATTCCACATGGAACTGAACTTCGCCCGCCTGCACGTGCCGCATGCGCTCGGTTCACCGGCCCAGCCGGTCATCCGTGGCCCGGCGGTAGCGCAAGGTGCGACCTACCAGTTCTCGGTGCCGGTCACCAACCCCTACTACGCCGAGTTTGCGTCACGTTCAGGATGGGCCGCGAACCCACTCGCCGGACTCACCTCTGTTGTCAAGCCGATTACCTACCGCGCCTTTGCGCACGGCGGCAATCCCTATTATGCAGAGGGCGGCAACTTCGGCGTGCCGACGGAAGTGGACAAGCGATACATCCACTTTGTGGCGGGCTTCGACGGAACGACCCTGTTCAACCAGCCTGTCGGCTACGATGTGGCGCTGACCGTGAATCACTCGACCGAGTATGTCGACGCGCCTGACGTGATCGGCTATCGCCTGCAGGAGGCCCTGAACGGCTTTGGCGGCCCGGACTGTAACGCGACGGATATGGACACAACCCAGTTCGGTACGCAAAACCCGGGTGCAGCCGGTACCGGCAATTGCATGTGGTGGAACCCCTTTGCTTCGGCATGGGCCGGCCAGCCGGTTCTGGGTCTCTCGAATCCCTCCTACGTACCCGGTTCGGAAATCCCGAACGAGTTGATCGCATGGGTGTTCGACAAGCGTGGATCTGAGACGATCGCCTGGAACGCCACCATCGATGCGGTGTTAAGCGGTAACCTGGGTGTCTCCCTGCCAGGCGGTGACATCGCCTGGGCGGCCGGTACGCAATGGCGTACCACCAAGCTCCGCGACAACGTGCCGGACCCGCTCTACAACGGCAGCCAGCCCTGTGCGTGGCCAGGCCAGGATCCTGCAGATCCGACCGATCCCACGTTCACCGGCTGTACGCCTGACCGTCCCGGTCCATTCGTATTTTTCGACACCAACCCGCCGACTGCAGAGAAGCAGAACCAACAGTCCTACTTTGCACAGGTGGACCTGCCGGTACTCGACAGCCTGTACGTGATCCTGGCTGGCCGTTACGAGAAGTTCAGTCCGGGCGATCTTGACGCGACCGTCTACAAGGCCTCGTTCAAGTGGGCGCCGACAGACTCGCTGACGTTCCGCGGCTCCTACGGCACCAACTACCAGGCGCCCGGCCTCGGGATCACCCCGGGTGAGATCACCAATGGCGTGAACAGTTACACGGTCGCGGCCGGCAACTGGCGCGGCGCACAGACCATCACCGAAAACA
This window harbors:
- a CDS encoding TonB-dependent receptor, whose translation is MKLKPVNKALLYTFLAIPAAASAAQNQQPMEEVVVTGSLIKGTPLDTALPVEVYSSAELDELGGPTALEFVKSLTVSGATTGENYYFSGASLGGDVGVNLRGLGADKTLTLLNGRRLIGNTTSTVAGGGVNTAMLPSMAFARVEILKDGAAVTYGADATGGVVNFITYENFTGLKLQSSYKNYGNDGDWNVGGLWGFGEGATNVIVSAEWEHRSELDSTERDFASLPYSVNPAPWSTLTNLAGWVPQTAGGTPLGLASDFTPASCEAVGGVYSNGYTCRYDYVPYYNLVEDSDTYRLFLQVNSDITDTDKFHMELNFARLHVPHALGSPAQPVIRGPAVAQGATYQFSVPVTNPYYAEFASRSGWAANPLAGLTSVVKPITYRAFAHGGNPYYAEGGNFGVPTEVDKRYIHFVAGFDGTTLFNQPVGYDVALTVNHSTEYVDAPDVIGYRLQEALNGFGGPDCNATDMDTTQFGTQNPGAAGTGNCMWWNPFASAWAGQPVLGLSNPSYVPGSEIPNELIAWVFDKRGSETIAWNATIDAVLSGNLGVSLPGGDIAWAAGTQWRTTKLRDNVPDPLYNGSQPCAWPGQDPADPTDPTFTGCTPDRPGPFVFFDTNPPTAEKQNQQSYFAQVDLPVLDSLYVILAGRYEKFSPGDLDATVYKASFKWAPTDSLTFRGSYGTNYQAPGLGITPGEITNGVNSYTVAAGNWRGAQTITENSIKPETAKVYNLGAVFQSELGDGDVLASVDYWSVKTQDELGLLASANDIANAVFSINNPASGGFKFADCSSPFISRVTFNGGACVQGTTTADDFSNITTAYGNGPGQTTNGLDIRLEYGMAAFEGEMRFTLQATNILKYETTPTILDGVTLIPTDDKLGYLGFATIAQAHPEWRSNFDINYSRDVHNVRFRVNFVSGVDDDRYVDKATGQLKSESALIPPTGYVAGTNGTTLISTPSYYGVFGKNWLSFDVHYIGAFEFATITASIVNITDKDPPASRQELGYDPRIGNPYGRTFEIGISKEF